A region from the Bdellovibrio bacteriovorus genome encodes:
- the recN gene encoding DNA repair protein RecN, with amino-acid sequence MLLELKVSNFAIIENLHITFKEGLNILSGETGAGKSVLLKSLSLLMGGKASSDTIRTGASQATIEGSFDISKRYDIIDNLKSMGIEVDEDTLIVRRVLSAGDKSKVYLNGSLSTLNSLRDIVAPLVELAGHSAPLIEMTGQHENRNLMSKAYHLDLLDQYAGTWDKRLLFTEKYNRYHAIFEEIKKLESDAKQKAQRLDFLIYQRDEIANLDLSPGEDLELEVEVKKLKNSSRIGSFVDQAEEALYTDDDSAISRLNAVLKKGLELAGVDPQIATKLENLEQAKALIDETVYELRQYASKIDADPQRLEEAEGRLSDLRKLQKKYGSTVDDILKALMDMEIEISNLQNSESKVESLKKEASAILKELETLGADLHKRRLKGADLLSESVNAELLDLNMKGVTFHVQVEKMELSSSGMSDVEFLSQTSAKDVKRPLAKFASGGELSRILLSLKRVVGSTNQPRTYLFDEVDTGVSGETAEKVGKKLKTIAKGQQVICVTHLPQVAAFGDAHFFIQKSPQKGSVAMLVSELKTKDRVQELARLISGEKISKTSVAHAEQLLAEAQA; translated from the coding sequence ATGTTACTAGAGCTGAAAGTTTCTAATTTCGCCATTATCGAAAACTTGCACATCACCTTCAAAGAAGGACTTAACATCTTGAGCGGTGAAACAGGTGCCGGTAAATCCGTTCTTCTTAAGAGCTTGAGTCTTTTGATGGGCGGAAAAGCATCTAGCGACACGATCCGTACCGGCGCTTCCCAGGCGACGATCGAAGGCTCGTTTGATATCAGCAAACGCTACGACATCATCGACAACTTAAAAAGCATGGGTATTGAAGTGGATGAAGACACTTTGATCGTTCGTCGTGTTTTAAGTGCAGGTGATAAATCGAAAGTTTATTTGAACGGCAGTCTTAGTACATTGAACAGCTTGCGCGACATCGTGGCTCCTCTGGTGGAGTTAGCAGGTCACTCAGCACCTTTGATCGAAATGACCGGCCAACATGAAAACCGCAATTTGATGTCTAAAGCTTACCACTTGGATCTTTTGGATCAGTATGCGGGCACTTGGGATAAGCGTCTTTTGTTCACTGAAAAGTACAATCGCTATCACGCCATCTTTGAAGAAATCAAAAAACTAGAAAGCGATGCCAAACAAAAAGCACAGCGTTTGGATTTCTTAATTTACCAGCGCGATGAAATTGCCAACTTGGATTTGTCTCCGGGCGAAGATCTTGAACTTGAAGTGGAAGTTAAGAAGCTTAAAAACTCTTCGCGCATTGGTTCTTTCGTGGATCAAGCCGAAGAAGCGCTTTACACCGATGACGATTCCGCAATCAGCCGTTTGAATGCCGTTCTTAAAAAAGGCCTGGAACTTGCGGGCGTGGATCCGCAGATTGCGACGAAACTTGAAAATCTTGAACAAGCGAAAGCTTTGATTGATGAGACCGTCTATGAGCTTCGTCAGTATGCTTCGAAGATCGATGCCGATCCTCAGCGCCTAGAAGAAGCGGAAGGTCGTTTGAGCGATCTTCGCAAGTTGCAAAAAAAATATGGCTCGACAGTAGACGATATTTTAAAAGCCTTGATGGATATGGAAATTGAAATTTCCAATCTGCAAAATTCTGAATCCAAAGTAGAATCCTTAAAGAAAGAAGCTTCAGCGATCTTAAAAGAGCTAGAAACTTTAGGAGCCGATCTTCACAAGCGCCGTCTAAAAGGTGCCGACTTGCTTTCAGAAAGCGTGAATGCCGAGCTATTAGATTTAAACATGAAAGGTGTCACCTTCCACGTTCAGGTTGAAAAGATGGAGCTTTCTTCTTCGGGCATGAGTGACGTGGAATTCCTGAGCCAGACTTCCGCAAAAGACGTAAAACGTCCTTTGGCGAAATTTGCTTCGGGAGGCGAGTTGAGCCGTATCCTTCTTTCTTTGAAGCGCGTGGTGGGCTCGACAAATCAGCCTCGCACTTATCTTTTCGACGAAGTGGATACCGGCGTTTCCGGTGAAACAGCCGAAAAAGTCGGAAAGAAACTAAAGACCATTGCTAAAGGACAGCAAGTGATCTGTGTCACTCACCTTCCGCAAGTGGCTGCCTTCGGTGATGCTCACTTCTTTATTCAGAAATCTCCGCAAAAAGGTTCTGTGGCGATGCTTGTGTCAGAACTCAAGACAAAAGATCGTGTGCAGGAACTGGCTCGTCTTATCAGTGGCGAGAAAATCTCTAAAACTTCTGTCGCTCACGCCGAACAACTTTTGGCAGAAGCTCAAGCCTAA
- a CDS encoding L,D-transpeptidase, with amino-acid sequence MNVMKYGAIVMTLVVSQTASASFWGKVKNTFNDCKYNEQEYAATLAFEKQTTEKLPEHFKGRFSESDFDTKPWMRGFRYVIVVNKASRGYEAQTMKVYENGYLIHKTKVSTGREGFELRRKNKVCTGAPPKSYWSQTPTGYYTPKYLSEDHKSSSWDSDMPYAIFFDIENGLALHQVYRGYVDMLGSRASGGCIRQDKETAENLFFRVKETERSVVPAVNLDGTPVLDENGNVKYISQQEIVHSRTGQLMKFNTFSALIIVEDVN; translated from the coding sequence ATGAACGTAATGAAGTATGGCGCCATCGTAATGACGTTGGTGGTATCTCAGACAGCGTCGGCGTCGTTCTGGGGTAAAGTTAAAAACACGTTTAACGACTGTAAGTATAATGAGCAGGAATATGCAGCGACTTTGGCCTTTGAGAAGCAGACGACAGAAAAGTTACCTGAGCATTTTAAAGGTCGTTTTTCTGAAAGTGATTTTGATACAAAGCCTTGGATGCGTGGTTTTCGCTATGTGATCGTTGTGAACAAAGCCTCTCGCGGTTACGAGGCCCAAACTATGAAGGTTTACGAAAATGGATATTTGATCCATAAAACGAAGGTTTCTACAGGCCGTGAAGGCTTTGAACTTCGCCGTAAAAACAAAGTTTGCACAGGCGCGCCTCCAAAATCTTATTGGTCGCAAACACCCACAGGATATTACACTCCGAAATATTTGTCTGAAGACCACAAATCAAGTTCTTGGGATTCAGATATGCCGTACGCGATTTTTTTTGATATCGAAAATGGTCTGGCACTTCACCAAGTCTATAGAGGTTACGTAGATATGTTGGGAAGCCGCGCTTCGGGTGGTTGCATTCGTCAAGATAAAGAAACGGCTGAAAACCTTTTCTTCCGCGTGAAAGAAACCGAACGCTCTGTAGTTCCGGCGGTGAATCTGGATGGGACTCCAGTTCTAGATGAAAACGGAAATGTGAAATACATCTCTCAACAAGAGATCGTGCACAGCAGAACCGGTCAGTTGATGAAGTTCAACACATTCAGTGCGTTGATCATCGTTGAAGACGTTAACTAA
- a CDS encoding NmrA family NAD(P)-binding protein, with product MILVMGATGNIGSKIVTHLLAHGQKVRCVARHFPNKENFQGAELAQGDANNVSFLMDAMRGCSAIFTMIPPNPKAEESRFYQNKFGEVIAEAIEEAGIKKVVNLSSVGADLESGTGPILGLHDQEERLGEITHADIMHLRCTYFMENLNNNISSLIGMNRFFGTINGDVPIPMVATRDIAARAAFLLMNPDFKSHNVEYLLGERDISMNEAVKILGAAVGRPDAEYVEVPPQEMRNYYIGAGLSEDWADVYLEMEDAFGNGTIAGTFQRNKINTTATSIEEFARTTFADAYNKALAKQNQVRFQQTQRGGEARP from the coding sequence ATGATTCTGGTCATGGGAGCCACGGGTAATATAGGCTCTAAAATCGTTACCCACTTACTTGCTCACGGTCAAAAAGTGCGTTGCGTGGCCCGACACTTTCCTAACAAAGAAAACTTCCAAGGCGCGGAACTTGCCCAAGGCGACGCGAATAACGTGAGTTTCTTAATGGATGCCATGCGCGGTTGCTCGGCAATATTCACCATGATTCCACCCAACCCCAAAGCCGAAGAATCCCGTTTCTATCAAAATAAGTTTGGCGAAGTGATTGCCGAAGCTATCGAAGAAGCCGGCATCAAAAAGGTCGTCAACCTCAGCAGTGTTGGTGCGGATTTAGAAAGCGGTACAGGCCCCATCTTAGGATTGCATGATCAAGAAGAGCGCTTGGGTGAAATCACTCATGCCGACATCATGCACTTGCGCTGTACGTACTTTATGGAAAACTTAAATAATAATATTTCTAGCCTGATCGGCATGAATCGTTTCTTTGGTACAATCAACGGGGATGTACCAATCCCCATGGTCGCGACAAGAGATATTGCGGCTCGCGCGGCATTCTTATTGATGAATCCAGATTTTAAATCCCACAACGTCGAATACCTATTGGGAGAGCGAGATATTTCAATGAACGAAGCTGTTAAGATCCTGGGAGCTGCCGTCGGTCGCCCTGACGCTGAATACGTTGAAGTGCCTCCGCAAGAAATGCGCAATTACTATATCGGTGCAGGATTAAGCGAAGACTGGGCGGATGTTTATCTCGAGATGGAAGACGCATTCGGCAACGGCACCATCGCAGGAACTTTTCAGCGCAACAAGATCAACACGACCGCCACCTCTATTGAAGAGTTTGCTCGCACTACTTTTGCGGATGCCTACAACAAAGCTTTGGCGAAACAAAACCAAGTGCGCTTTCAACAAACTCAACGCGGCGGCGAAGCCCGACCTTAG
- a CDS encoding S9 family peptidase, whose amino-acid sequence MKKITYAVLLLGVSCMHKDLRSYPQPEKVPVTLNKHGDIRTDEYFWLRERENPKVIDHLKKENEFTAQAMSSVKSLEQTLFTELKSRVKEDESSTPVKDGDYYYAARYEKGQQYPLYVRYKGSPKGTEEILLNMPELAKGHDFFESTGPRMSPNHKIMAYAVDTVGRRFYTVYFKDLESGKLLPDTIPNMTSNLTWANDNETVFYAEQNPETLRSEKIYRYNLRTQKKDLVYHEKDETFSTYVYKSLSKKFIYIGSSSTLTTEVRFIEANKPTEAFRVFNPREREHEYSVTDDGERFYIITNKKAKNYKLMTTDLSHTDAKSWKDLIPHRADTFLQDVTVFKNYLVLDERKNGLTQIHITDKKAKNSYFIPFADGSYMASVGDNREFDAEWVRYDYESMRLPPSVYEFNMKTHEQVLKKVHEVPNYNPELYKSERIFITARDGVKVPVSLIMKKDHKADGTSPLLIYGYGSYGASMDPWFSSDVFSLVDRGFVFAKAHIRGGSEMGREWYDTGRTMNKKNTFNDFIDCTEALVKNKTASAKRVFAMGGSAGGLLMGAVMNMRPDLYQGIVAQVPFVDVITTMLDDTIPLTTGEYDEWGNPNEKAAYEYIKSYSPYDNVKDQAYPNTLVTTGLHDSQVQYWEPAKWVAKLRDHNKGPSLILLKTNMESGHGGASGRFEQLKETATEYAFILMVNENVK is encoded by the coding sequence ATGAAAAAAATCACTTACGCTGTTTTACTTCTGGGAGTTTCCTGCATGCACAAAGATCTTCGTTCTTATCCGCAACCTGAAAAAGTTCCGGTGACGCTTAATAAGCACGGAGACATAAGAACCGATGAATACTTTTGGCTGCGTGAACGTGAAAATCCGAAAGTCATTGATCACTTGAAAAAAGAAAACGAATTCACGGCCCAGGCAATGAGTTCGGTGAAATCTTTGGAACAAACACTTTTCACCGAGTTAAAGTCTCGTGTAAAGGAAGATGAATCATCGACCCCAGTAAAAGATGGCGATTATTACTATGCTGCTCGCTATGAAAAAGGACAACAATACCCGCTTTATGTTCGCTACAAGGGTTCACCGAAAGGGACGGAAGAAATTCTTTTGAATATGCCGGAACTAGCGAAAGGACATGACTTCTTTGAATCTACGGGACCACGCATGAGTCCCAATCACAAGATCATGGCCTATGCCGTAGATACAGTGGGACGTCGCTTTTATACCGTGTATTTCAAAGATCTTGAAAGTGGAAAGCTTCTGCCCGACACGATTCCCAATATGACTTCGAATCTGACTTGGGCTAATGACAATGAAACCGTTTTTTACGCCGAACAAAATCCAGAAACTTTGCGCAGTGAAAAGATCTATCGCTACAACTTGCGCACGCAAAAGAAGGACTTGGTTTATCACGAAAAAGATGAAACCTTCAGTACTTACGTTTACAAGTCATTGTCAAAGAAGTTCATCTATATCGGTTCTAGCAGCACATTAACGACGGAAGTTCGATTCATTGAGGCTAACAAACCCACGGAAGCCTTCCGCGTCTTCAATCCTCGTGAACGCGAGCATGAATACTCGGTGACGGACGATGGTGAACGCTTCTACATCATCACAAATAAAAAAGCTAAAAACTACAAGCTGATGACGACGGACCTTTCTCACACGGATGCTAAATCCTGGAAAGACCTGATTCCTCATCGCGCTGACACATTCTTGCAGGATGTGACGGTGTTTAAGAATTATCTGGTTTTGGATGAAAGAAAGAATGGTTTAACTCAAATCCATATCACCGACAAAAAAGCCAAAAATTCTTATTTCATCCCGTTTGCGGACGGCAGTTATATGGCTTCCGTCGGCGACAACCGCGAGTTTGATGCCGAGTGGGTGCGCTATGATTATGAGTCCATGCGCCTGCCCCCTTCTGTTTATGAGTTCAATATGAAAACTCACGAGCAGGTTCTAAAAAAAGTGCACGAGGTTCCTAACTACAACCCGGAACTTTACAAATCGGAACGCATCTTTATCACGGCTCGTGATGGTGTGAAGGTGCCGGTCTCTTTGATCATGAAGAAAGATCATAAGGCTGACGGCACGTCTCCTCTTTTAATTTATGGATACGGCTCTTATGGGGCTAGCATGGATCCCTGGTTTAGCAGCGACGTCTTTAGCTTGGTGGATCGCGGATTTGTTTTTGCTAAAGCTCACATTCGTGGCGGCAGCGAAATGGGACGTGAATGGTATGACACAGGCCGTACGATGAATAAGAAGAACACTTTCAATGATTTCATCGATTGCACCGAAGCCTTGGTAAAAAATAAAACCGCTTCTGCAAAGCGTGTCTTTGCCATGGGTGGCAGTGCCGGTGGCTTATTGATGGGAGCCGTGATGAACATGCGTCCTGATCTTTATCAAGGTATCGTGGCGCAGGTTCCATTTGTGGATGTGATTACGACAATGCTGGATGATACGATTCCACTAACGACCGGCGAATATGATGAATGGGGAAACCCCAACGAAAAAGCCGCCTATGAGTACATCAAATCCTATTCACCGTATGACAACGTCAAAGACCAGGCTTACCCGAACACTTTAGTGACGACGGGTTTGCATGATTCCCAAGTTCAATACTGGGAGCCTGCAAAGTGGGTCGCTAAACTGCGCGATCATAACAAAGGACCTTCCCTGATTCTGCTTAAGACGAATATGGAATCAGGTCATGGAGGCGCCTCAGGACGCTTTGAACAACTGAAGGAAACGGCCACCGAGTATGCCTTTATTCTGATGGTGAATGAGAACGTAAAATAA
- a CDS encoding NAD(+)/NADH kinase, translated as MSKNSKLVLEENSSIALVYRLETAQAVSLAKKVSDYLKDKGFDVFTGPDQKIIPGTKAAKTKKQLDQLKLIIVLGGDGTYLRAVRLLEGRSTPILGFNMGSLGFLTAHAAESVFDVIEKTLAGKMVLRPRSMLFAKILRRGKVRDEFHALNDIVIERGSMSQLINTAIYSEKFLVSEVKADGFIVASPSGSTAYNLAAGGPLLDPESPVFVMTPVAPHSLTSRPLIFPDNKELSFKLDGKTQKAHFIVDGQKMTELTPQDEVIVTKSCYDHMMVREPNHNYFHLLREKLKFGDRS; from the coding sequence ATGAGCAAAAACAGTAAATTAGTTCTAGAAGAAAATAGCAGCATTGCTTTAGTTTACCGCTTAGAGACGGCGCAAGCCGTCTCTCTAGCAAAAAAGGTTTCTGATTATTTGAAAGACAAGGGCTTTGATGTTTTCACCGGCCCTGATCAAAAAATCATTCCCGGCACCAAAGCCGCTAAAACAAAAAAACAATTGGACCAGTTAAAGCTGATCATTGTTCTGGGTGGTGATGGAACGTACTTGCGCGCCGTTCGCCTTCTTGAAGGGCGCAGCACGCCGATTTTGGGCTTTAACATGGGCTCACTGGGCTTCCTAACGGCTCATGCCGCTGAATCCGTTTTTGATGTCATCGAAAAAACTTTGGCGGGAAAAATGGTTCTTCGTCCCCGCTCTATGCTTTTTGCAAAAATTCTTCGCCGTGGAAAAGTGCGGGATGAGTTCCATGCACTGAACGACATCGTGATTGAAAGAGGCTCAATGAGCCAATTGATCAACACGGCTATTTATTCTGAGAAATTCCTGGTCAGCGAAGTGAAGGCCGATGGTTTTATCGTCGCCAGTCCTTCGGGCTCGACAGCGTACAATCTCGCTGCGGGCGGTCCTTTGCTTGATCCAGAGTCCCCGGTATTTGTGATGACGCCTGTTGCGCCTCACTCTTTGACGTCTCGTCCTTTGATCTTCCCTGACAATAAAGAGCTTTCTTTCAAGCTTGATGGGAAAACTCAAAAAGCGCATTTCATCGTGGACGGTCAAAAGATGACGGAACTCACGCCTCAAGACGAAGTGATTGTGACAAAGTCTTGTTACGATCACATGATGGTGCGGGAACCTAATCACAACTACTTCCACTTGCTTCGCGAAAAACTTAAATTCGGAGATCGCAGCTAG
- a CDS encoding M3 family metallopeptidase: protein MSNPLLQPFTNKDQAVPFDQIKVEHYLPALDEAIKISKENIAKLKSNPATPDFENTIVALEAASELPDRITGIYSNLEVAHADEALQALAKEIYPKVTAFASDVSLDEEIFKRVKAVYDKRDSLNLNKEQARLLEKTYLSFTRNGALLSEKDKETLRNIDQELSVLGPKFSENVLKATNAFEMFLDKKEDVEGLPEGILEGAAAMAEAKGQKGKWLFTLSIPSYLPFMTYAKNRALREKMWRAYASRAYKGTFDNQETVLKIVQLRDQRAKLLGFKTHADFVLAERMAKNPQTVTEFLSKLLKASKDAGKKDLAEVTEYAKKLDGVSDIQPWDFGYYSEKLKEDKYAFNEEDLRPYFQLEKVVDGVFAHAKKLYGLTFKENKDIPVYHPEVKAYEIYEDKSGKYMGLFYTDFFPRETKKGGAWMTQFRGQGLLNGEMKRPHVSIVCNFTKPTPTKPSLLTYDEVRTLFHEFGHALHGMLSEVTYQSLSGTNVYWDFVELPSQIMENWVGEKEGLDLFARHYETNAAMPTDLIEKLKASQKFQAGYASCRQLQFGMMDMAWHSTDPSTIKDVDAFEEKATAETRLFPKIDGANSSCSFSHIFAGGYSAGYYSYKWAEVLDADAFEFFKEKGLFNAEVAQKFKDNVLSKGGTEHPMELYKKFRGREPDPNALLRRDGLI, encoded by the coding sequence ATGAGCAATCCTCTTTTACAACCTTTTACCAATAAAGACCAAGCTGTTCCCTTTGATCAAATCAAAGTGGAGCACTATCTTCCGGCTTTGGATGAAGCGATCAAAATTTCAAAAGAAAACATCGCGAAACTAAAAAGCAATCCGGCCACTCCTGACTTCGAAAATACAATTGTGGCTTTAGAAGCGGCTTCCGAGCTTCCAGACCGTATCACAGGGATTTACTCAAACCTGGAAGTGGCGCACGCAGATGAGGCTTTGCAAGCGTTAGCGAAAGAGATTTATCCCAAGGTCACTGCCTTTGCGTCTGACGTTTCTTTGGATGAAGAAATCTTTAAGCGCGTGAAAGCCGTTTACGATAAACGCGATTCTTTGAACCTGAACAAAGAACAAGCGCGCTTGTTAGAAAAAACTTATCTGTCTTTCACTCGCAACGGTGCTTTGCTTTCTGAAAAAGACAAAGAAACTCTTCGCAATATCGATCAGGAACTTTCTGTTCTTGGACCGAAGTTTTCTGAAAACGTTTTGAAGGCGACAAACGCTTTTGAAATGTTCTTGGATAAAAAAGAAGACGTCGAAGGCCTCCCTGAGGGCATCCTTGAAGGAGCCGCTGCAATGGCTGAAGCCAAAGGCCAAAAAGGCAAATGGCTTTTCACTCTTTCAATTCCGTCTTACCTGCCATTCATGACGTATGCGAAAAATCGTGCCCTTCGTGAAAAAATGTGGAGAGCTTACGCTTCTCGTGCTTACAAAGGAACTTTCGACAACCAAGAAACAGTTTTGAAGATCGTTCAACTTCGCGATCAACGCGCAAAACTATTAGGCTTCAAAACTCACGCTGATTTCGTATTGGCAGAGCGTATGGCGAAGAACCCGCAAACAGTGACAGAGTTCCTTTCAAAACTTTTGAAGGCTTCTAAAGATGCCGGCAAAAAAGATTTGGCGGAAGTCACAGAGTACGCGAAGAAATTAGACGGCGTTTCTGACATCCAGCCTTGGGACTTCGGTTACTACTCCGAGAAATTGAAAGAAGATAAATACGCTTTCAATGAAGAAGATCTTCGTCCTTACTTCCAACTTGAAAAAGTGGTCGACGGTGTTTTTGCTCACGCGAAAAAACTGTACGGCCTGACTTTCAAAGAAAACAAGGACATCCCGGTTTATCATCCAGAAGTAAAAGCTTACGAGATCTACGAAGATAAATCTGGTAAGTACATGGGTCTTTTCTATACAGACTTCTTCCCGCGCGAGACCAAAAAAGGCGGCGCTTGGATGACTCAGTTCCGTGGGCAAGGCTTGCTTAACGGCGAGATGAAACGTCCTCACGTCAGCATCGTGTGTAACTTCACGAAACCGACGCCGACGAAGCCTTCTCTTTTGACTTACGATGAAGTACGTACATTGTTCCATGAATTCGGTCATGCTTTGCATGGCATGTTGTCTGAAGTGACTTATCAATCTTTGAGCGGCACCAATGTTTATTGGGATTTCGTAGAACTTCCATCGCAAATCATGGAAAACTGGGTGGGTGAAAAAGAAGGTTTAGATCTTTTTGCTCGTCACTATGAAACCAATGCGGCGATGCCCACAGATTTAATCGAAAAATTAAAAGCGTCGCAAAAATTCCAAGCGGGTTATGCGTCTTGCCGCCAATTGCAATTCGGTATGATGGATATGGCTTGGCACTCAACGGATCCTTCGACAATCAAAGATGTCGATGCGTTTGAAGAAAAGGCGACGGCCGAAACCCGTCTGTTCCCTAAGATCGATGGCGCAAATAGCTCTTGCAGCTTCAGCCATATCTTTGCAGGTGGATACTCAGCGGGATATTACTCTTACAAATGGGCTGAAGTGTTGGATGCCGATGCCTTTGAGTTCTTCAAAGAAAAAGGTTTGTTCAATGCCGAAGTGGCTCAGAAATTTAAAGACAATGTTCTTAGCAAGGGCGGAACGGAACATCCGATGGAACTTTACAAAAAATTCCGCGGTCGTGAGCCAGATCCGAATGCGCTTCTAAGACGCGATGGTTTGATCTAG